From one Solanum lycopersicum chromosome 12, SLM_r2.1 genomic stretch:
- the LOC101258628 gene encoding ABC transporter G family member 9-like: protein MEQEIMENIENHIHIDHSKSEVIFDNTNRPITLKFENVAYKIKLVKEGCLKNSSKSEEDKIILKGVSGIVSPGEMLAILGPSGCGKTTLLTGLGGRLVNGHLDGAITYNNNPFSSSMKRSIGFVTQDDVLYPHLTVYETLVFTALLRLPKTYSIEEKIVHADAIIPQLGLTKCKDSIIGDSLLRGISGGERKRVSIGQEMLINPSLLLLDEPTSGLDSTTALRIVSTLKGLANGVRTVAMTIHQPSSRLYYMFDKVLLLSEGNPLYFGRGEDAMGYFSGIGFPPLVAMNPSDFLLDLSSGILSDDPRVLSDAPKEDPASIKKTLVLAFKTNLAENLNEQLQESIDQQATEKLPDKKFSQWANTWWQQFTVLLRRGMKERKHESFSTLKVTEVLVMSFFAGLLWWKSNNIQDQTGLLFFYTSFWEFYSVFQGIFTFPQERMMLEKERSSGMYRLSAYFVAMTVGDLPMELVLPTISTLITYWMAGLKPSAWRFFSTLFSLLYNVLVSQSLGLAIGAMVMDEQSATVFALVILISFTLAGGFYVHHVPKFIAWIKHVSITQYAYKLLLGSQYSPGETYSCGINATCLVEDFPSIKTIGLGGKVISIVALAIMLLGYRFLAYIALKRIGVTKK from the exons ATGGAACAAGAGATCATGGAGAATATAGAGAATCATATACACATTGATCATTCTAAAAGTGAAGTTATTTTTGACAACACTAATCGTCCCATCACTCTTAAG TTTGAGAATGTTGCTTACAAGATTAAGCTTGTAAAAGAAGGGTGTttgaagaattcatcaaaatcAGAGGAAGATAAAATAATCTTGAAGGGTGTCTCGGGGATCGTGTCACCGGGTGAAATGCTGGCGATATTAGGCCCTTCAGGATGTGGAAAAACAACTCTGCTAACAGGACTCGGGGGCAGGCTCGTTAACGGCCACCTAGATGGCGCTATAACGTACAATAATAACCCCTTTTCTAGTTCCATGAAGCGTAGCATTGGTTTTGTTACTCAAGATGATGTTCTTTATCCTCACCTTACAGTCTACGAAACGCTTGTGTTCACTGCCCTCCTCCGTTTGCCTAAAACTTATTCCATTGAGGAAAAAATCGTGCATGCTGATGCAATTATACCTCAACTTGGATTAACAAAGTGCAAGGATAGCATCATTGGAGATTCGCTTTTGAGAGGGATATCCGGTGGGGAGAGGAAAAGAGTAAGCATTGGGCAAGAAATGCTTATCAATCCGAGTTTATTGCTCTTGGATGAACCAACATCGGGGCTTGATTCTACTACAGCTTTAAGGATTGTGTCTACGTTAAAAGGTTTAGCAAACGGTGTCAGGACAGTTGCAATGACGATACATCAGCCTTCTAGTAGGTTATATTACATGTTCGACAAAGTGTTGCTGTTATCCGAAGGAAATCCTCTGTATTTTGGCAGAGGAGAAGATGCAATGGGATATTTTTCAGGCATCGGATTTCCCCCGTTAGTTGCTATGAATCCATCGGACTTCTTATTGGATCTATCAAGCG GTATACTATCCGATGATCCTCGCGTATTATCTGATGCTCCTAAAGAAGATCCAGCatcaatcaagaaaactttgGTACTTGCTTTCAAAACCAATCTAGCGGAGAACTTGAACGAACAGTTGCAAGAATCTATTGATCAACAGGCTACTGAAAAATTACCTGACAAGAAATTCAGTCAATGGGCGAATACATGGTGGCAGCAATTCACAGTGTTATTGAGAAGAGGGATGAAAGAACGAAAACACGAGTCCTTCTCTACCCTCAAGGTTACAGAAGTCTTGGTGATGTCTTTCTTCGCTGGATTGTTATGGTGGAAATCTAACAACATTCAAGATCag ACAGGCCTTCTGTTCTTCTACACTAGTTTCTGGGAGTTCTATTCTGTGTTCCAAGGTATTTTTACGTTCCCACAAGAAAGGATGATGTTGGAGAAAGAAAGATCATCTGGCATGTATAGGCTCTCCGCGTACTTTGTGGCTATGACAGTAGGTGATCTTCCGATGGAGCTAGTCCTTCCGACTATTTCCACTCTTATAACATACTGGATGGCTGGTCTAAAACCATCCGCGTGGAGGTTCTTTTCTACTTTATTCAGCCTCCTCTACAATGTATTAGTCTCCCAAAGCCTTGGACTTGCTATTGGTGCAATGGTCATGGACGAACAGTCAGCTACTGTATTCGCTTTAGTCATCTTGATATCGTTTACCTTAGCTGGAGGGTTCTATGTTCATCATGTCCCGAAGTTCATTGCCTGGATAAAGCACGTATCAATAACTCAGTACGCGTACAAGCTCTTGTTGGGGTCTCAATATAGTCCGGGGGAAACGTATTCATGTGGCATAAACGCGACGTGTCTGGTTGAAGATTTTCCTTCCATAAAAACTATAGGGCTTGGAGGTAAAGTCATCTCAATAGTTGCATTGGCTATTATGCTTTTGGGTTATAGGTTCTTGGCTTATATTGCCCTTAAGAGGATTGGTGTGACAAAGAAATAG